From one Cyprinus carpio isolate SPL01 chromosome B3, ASM1834038v1, whole genome shotgun sequence genomic stretch:
- the LOC109084363 gene encoding ER lumen protein-retaining receptor 3-like: protein MNIFRLSGDVCHLVAIIILFLKIWRSKSCAGISGKSQVLFALVFTTRYLDLFTSFISIYNTVMKVVYLVLAYATVSLIYFRFRNSYDSESDSFRVEFLLVPVAGLSFLENYAFTPLEILWTFSIYLESVAILPQLFMITKTGEAESITTHYLFFLGLYRALYLANWVWRYHVEGFFDQIAVVSGVVQTIFYCDFFYLYFTRVLRGRGKMTLPMPV from the exons ATGAATATCTTCCGTCTGTCTGGAGATGTTTGTCATCTGGTCGCCATCATTATTCTGTTCCTGAAGATCTGGAGATCCAAATCATGCGCAG gtatTTCTGGGAAGTCTCAGGTGCTGTTTGCGCTGGTCTTCACCACCAGATATCTGGATCTGTTCACATCCTTCATCTCCATCTACAACACCGTGATGAAG gtgGTGTATCTGGTCCTGGCGTACGCCACTGTCAGCCTCATCTACTTCCGCTTCAGGAACTCGTACGACTCTGAGAGCGACTCGTTCCGTGTGGAGTTCCTGCTGGTGCCGGTGGCCGGTCTGTCGTTCCTGGAGAACTACGCCTTCACGCCGCTGGAG ATACTGTGGACGTTCTCCATCTATTTGGAGTCGGTGGCCATCCTGCCGCAGCTCTTCATGATCACTAAGACAGGTGAGGCTGAGTCCATCACCACACACTACCTGTTCTTCCTGGGCCTGTACCGCGCGCTGTACCTCGCTAACTGGGTGTGGCGCTATCACGTGGAGGGATTCTTCGACCAGATCGCCGTGGTGTCCGGCGTCGTCCAGACCATCTTCTACTGCGATTTCTTCTATCTGTACTTCACCAGAG TACTGAGAGGACGTGGAAAGATGACTTTGCCGATGCCGGTGTGA
- the LOC109055791 gene encoding ATP-sensitive inward rectifier potassium channel 12-like, whose amino-acid sequence MGTNRANRYSIVSPDEEGLKISTLGLHNGHGSGRLHSPGEEAGPSTTSTVMRTGYNGKISTSGRGQLRSRFVKKNGQCNVVFTNMDDKPWRYLADIFTTCVDIRWRYLLMIFCSTFLFSWLVFGLIFYSVSLVHGDFDKDHGSSRKPWKPCLLHVEGFVGAFLFSIETQTTIGYGWRCVTEECPIAIVTVVVQSIVGCIIDSFMIGTIMAKMARPKKRNQTLLFSHNAVIALRDGKLCLMWRVGNLRRSHIVEAHVRAQLIRPYVTAEGEFIPLENMDLNVGYDEGTDRLFLVSPLVIVHEIDEDSPLWGMSRADLESDDFEIVVILEGMVEATAMTTQARSSYLSREILWGHRFEPVIFEDGDRYQVDYAHFHKTYEVPSTPACSAKELSELTGRRSSGSSRSVTPDNRSRAQTLLPPHSPSAFCYENEVALCCGEDEEEQPCNQLTVAPTDFQKMFQDSATMTSGNNMLCVLDMDNQIEFDILQTAIPLDPMTYKSESEI is encoded by the exons ATGGGAACCAACAGAGCCAACAG GTACAGCATCGTGTCTCCTGATGAGGAGGGTCTGAAGATCTCCACCCTTGGCCTCCACAACGGCCACGGCTCCGGACGGCTTCACTCCCCCGGTGAAGAGGCGGGCCCAAGCACCACATCGACGGTGATGAGGACCGGCTACAACGGGAAGATCTCCACGTCTGGCCGCGGCCAGCTGCGGAGCCGCTTCGTCAAGAAGAATGGCCAGTGCAACGTGGTCTTCACCAACATGGACGACAAGCCGTGGCGGTACCTGGCGGACATCTTCACAACGTGTGTGGACATCCGCTGGCGGTACCTGCTGATGATCTTCTGCTCCACCTTCTTGTTCTCCTGGCTTGTGTTTGGCTTGATCTTCTACAGCGTGTCTTTAGTGCACGGGGACTTCGATAAAGATCACGGGAGCAGCAGAAAGCCGTGGAAACCGTGTTTGCTGCACGTCGAGGGTTTCGTCGGCGCGTTCCTGTTTTCAATCGAGACCCAAACTACGATTGGTTATGGCTGGCGCTGTGTGACCGAAGAGTGTCCCATAGCGATCGTAACGGTGGTGGTGCAGTCGATCGTTGGATGCATCATTGACTCTTTCATGATTGGCACCATCATGGCCAAAATGGCGCGTCCGAAGAAGCGAAACCAAACCTTGCTGTTTTCGCATAATGCTGTGATTGCGTTGCGCGACGGGAAGCTGTGTTTAATGTGGCGCGTTGGGAACCTTCGGCGAAGCCACATTGTTGAAGCCCACGTTCGCGCGCAGCTCATCCGACCCTACGTTACGGCAGAGGGCGAGTTCATCCCGCTGGAAAATATGGATTTGAATGTGGGCTACGACGAAGGTACAGACCGCCTCTTCCTGGTGTCGCCGCTAGTAATCGTACACGAAATTGACGAGGACTCGCCGCTTTGGGGAATGAGTCGGGCGGATCTCGAGTCGGACGATTTCGAGATCGTAGTGATCCTGGAGGGAATGGTGGAGGCGACAGCAATGACCACGCAAGCGCGTAGCTCGTACCTTTCCCGCGAGATCCTATGGGGTCACCGCTTCGAGCCAGTCATCTTCGAGGACGGCGATCGCTACCAGGTCGATTACGCACATTTCCACAAAACCTACGAGGTTCCCTCGACGCCTGCCTGCAGCGCTAAGGAGCTGAGCGAACTGACCGGGCGCCGTTCGTCTGGGTCGTCCCGCTCCGTGACACCAGACAACCGTAGCCGGGCGCAGACGCTCCTCCCGCCACACTCGCCCAGCGCCTTCTGCTACGAGAACGAGGTGGCGCTGTGCTGCGGAGAGGACGAGGAAGAGCAGCCGTGCAACCAGCTGACTGTCGCTCCCACAGACTTCCAGAAAATGTTCCAGGATTCGGCCACCATGACCTCTGGAAACAACATGCTCTGCGTATTGGACATGGACAATCAGATCGAGTTTGACATTTTGCAGACTGCCATACCACTCGACCCCATGACTTATAAGAGCGAATCTGAGATATGA